One Ilumatobacter coccineus YM16-304 genomic window, TGCACCGAGCGATGCTGCGGTTCCGTCGACACCGACGATCACGTTTCTCATGGTTCTGGTCCTCACCCTGTTCGGGCCTGCACCCATCGGCGGGCTCACACTCATTGTGAGCACACGACCGCAACCGGCGACAGGGCCTTTGGTCAGTGCGCCATCGGCCGGGCGTATTCTGAGATCGAGATGTCACGACAACGAGCCGAACGCACCGCCGAACACTGCGACGAAACGGGACCGCGCCTCGAGGGCGGCGACCGATGAGCGCGGAGAAGATCGTCACGCTGACCTTCAGCCCAGCGCTCGACGTGTCGACCAGCGTCGACGCGGTGGCGCCGGCTCGCAAGCTTCGCTGTGACCATCCACGACACGAACCCGGCGGTGGCGGCATCAACGTCGCGCGCGTCGCTCGTCGACTCGACATCGAGGCCGTCGCCGTCGCTCCGCTCGGCGGCGATCACGGGCGGATGGTCGTCGACGAACTGGCGACCGAAGGTGTGGCCGTCGAGTCGGTCGCCGTCGGCAGCACCATCCGGCAGAGCTTCTCCGTCACCGACGAGTCGACCGGGCTCCAGTACCGGTTCGTGCTGCCACCGGTCCGCCTCAGCGCCGACGACGCCGACCGATGTGTCGCGGCGACCTGCGACCTCGGCGCCGACGCAGGCTGCGTCGTGGTGTCGGGCAGCATCGACATCCCGAACGTGAGCGACGCGCTCCGCACGATCGTCGAGGTCGTCGCCCCCACTCCGGTACTCGTCGACACGTCGGGAGACGCGCTGCACGCCGCATTCGAGTGCGGCGCGGCGCTGATCAAACCGAGCGCTCGCGAACTCTCCGATCTCGTCGGCCGGTCGCTCGACACCGAAGACGACATCACCAGTGCCGCTCAGGAGATCGTCGATCGTTCGAACGTCGGGGCCCTGCTGGTGTCGATCGGTGCCGGCGGCGCGGTGCTCGCTCGCCCCGGTGCCGCACCGCGCCGGTTCAGAGCGCCGACGGTTCGGGTGCGCAGCACGATCGGCGCCGGCGACTCCCTCGTCGCAGGTATCGCCACCGGTCTCGCTCGCGGCGATGAACTCACCGACGCGATTCGGCTCGGCATCGCTGCCGGAACGGCGACCGTGATGTCCGACGGCACCGGACTCTGCGACCCGAGCGTCGTTCGCTCGCTGCTCCCGCTGGTCGTCGACGACTGAACGCCGAGATCAGCCCTCGGCCGGGCTCGCGGGAGCGACCACGGCGATGAGGCGCATCGCGAAGTCGGCGTCGATCGGATCGCGAGTGAGCAGACGCCGATACACGACCGGGCCGATCGTCGCGTCGATCAACACCTCGATGTCGGCATCGGAGCGGAGTTCGCCGCGCTCGCAAGCGCGCTCGAAGATGCGACGCAACGGCAGCCGACGGAAGCGCACCCAGTCGTCGAGCGACTCCTGGATCGACGGATCGTGGCACGCGACCTCGATGAGGTGCGGGAGCACGTCGTTCATCGGATTCTGCTCGAACCGTCCGAACAGCTTCTCGAGGTAGCGATCGAGATCACCGCGCAACGTGCCCGTGTCGTCCTCGTCGATCGGGCTCATTCCCGACCGCAGCGCGTCGAGGATCAGCGCTTCCTTGCTGGCCCATCGGCGATAGATCGTCGCCTTCGACACGTCGGCACGTCGGGCGAGCTCGTCCATCGACATCTTGGCGATGCCGACGGCCCCGGCGATCTCCAGGGCCGCGGCCAACACCCGTTCGTCGATCTCCTCGGACCGAGGACGCCCCCGCTTGACCGCTGCGTTCATGCCACCATCATGCACACACCGGTGGGCGTGCACCGAGTGTCACGGCGCCGTCTCACCCGACGTCGTGTATGCCGCTCCGGCCCGCGTGGTGGTGCCGACGACCATCGGTGCCCCACCCGGAGCCGACACCGCACCCGGGCGACCGGCGGATCCGGAGGCATCGGTGGCCTGCGCCGGCAGGAACTTCCAGACCATCACGGCGGCGAGGCCGATCACCACGACCGACACGCGGAGTCCGACAGACATGGCGTCGACGAACGACTGGTTGACCGAGTCGAGGAACTCGCCGGAGCGAGCACCGAGCTCGGCGGCAACCCGCTGGCCTGCGCCGAGCGACGTCTGCGCCAGCGCATCGTCGGCGGCGTCGAGACCGAACTGCGCCGACGAGTCGCTCACCCGATTGCGGTAGACGCTCGACACCGCCGACCCGATGATCGCCACGCCGAGCGCTCCGCCCACCTGTCTCGTCGTGTCGTTGATCGCGGAGCCGACGCCGGCCTTCTCACGCGGGAGCGACCCCATCACCGACTCGGTCGCCGGTGCCATCGTCATGCCCATGCCGATCGACATGACGACCAGGAACGAGATCACGACGACGTAGGGCGTCTCGGGAGCGATGAACGAGAGCAGACCCACGCCGATCATCATCAGCACCAGTCCGGACGAGACGACCCGCTTCGTGCCGAGTCGCTCGACGAGGCGAGCCGACGCCGGGGCGACGATCATCATCGTCACCGCCTGGGGCAGCAGGCGGACGCCAGCCTCGAGCGGGGTGTAGCCGTGCACGAGCTGCCAGTACTGCGTCATCAGGAACAGCGAGCCGAACATGGCGAAGAAGACGAGGGTGATCGTTCCGCTCGCCGCACTGAAGCGGGCGTTGCGGAACACGCTCATGTCGAGCATGGGATTGGCCGTGTGCAGCTCCCAGTAGACGAACGCTGCGAGCGCCACGCCACCGACGACGAATCCGGCCACCACGGTGCCGTGGGTCCAACCGTCGGCCGGCCCCTCGATGATCCCGAACAGCACGCCGGCGAGGCCGACGATCGACAGCAGGGCGCCGACCGGGTCGAGCTTGCCTTGATTCGGGTCACGCGACGTCGGGACGAAGAACGCACCGAGTACCAGCGCGGTGATGCCGAGCGGAAGGTTGACCCAGAAGACCGAGTGCCACGAGAAGTGTTCGAGCAGGAAGCCGCCGGTCATCGGTCCGATGGCCACACCAAGGCCGGAGAACCCGGCCCAGACCGCGATCGCCCGCCCACGTTCAGTCGGGTCACGGAAGACGTTCATCAGGATCGACAGGGTCGCCGGCATGATCAGCGCGCCACCGATCCCCATGAACGCACGGGTGGCGATGAGCTGGGTCGCCGAATCCGACAGCGCCGCCGCCGCCGAGCCGAGGCCGAACAGCACGATGCCGAACTGCAACGCGCCCTTGCGGCCGAATCGGTCCGACAGGCTGCCGGCGGTCAGGAGCAGGCCGGCGAAGACGAGCACGTACGAATCGATGATCCACTGGATCTCGCTGTTGCTCGCACCGAGGTCGGTGATCAGCGACGGGATCGCCACGTTGAGGATCGTGTTGTCCATCACGATGATCAGCAGGCTCAGGCAGAGCACGCCCAGGATCATCCACCGACGTTCGTGCACGCGCGGGTCGATGTCGTCGACAGCGGGGATCGTCGGCGCGCCCGACTCGTCGAACGGATCGGTGGTGGCGGTTGCGGTGTGGTTGCTGCTCATCGTCCAGACCTCTCGCCGAGCGGCACCCGGCGCATCTCTTCAAATACTGAACCGTTCAGTATCGTAAAGATGATAGGCGGAGCCGCTCCGAGGCGACGATGTGACACGCGCCTCGCGCGTCAGACCAGCACGCGTTCGCCTGGCCGAGCAGCCACCGCGATGAGCCCGGCCTCCGACTCCAGGCGGCCGACGAGCGCCGCCGACGCATCGGGTTCACCGTGATTGACGTAGACGATCTCGGGAGGGGTGGCGGCCGTCGAAGCCCAGTCGACCAACTCGTGCTGGTCTGCGTGGGCAGAGAGTTCGACCGACACGACGCGTGCCCGCACGGCGCGATGACGGCCGAGCAATTTCACACTGCGCTCCCCCCGACGCAAGAGGTCGCCCCGAGTGCCGGGCGCCTGGAAGCCGACGAGCATGATCGCGTTGCGGTCGTCGGACATCCGCTGGCTCAGATGGTGGAGAATCCGTCCGCCGGTCGCCATGCCCGACGCCGAGATGATGATCATCGGACCGTGGCGGGCGTTGATCTCCATCGACCGCTCGACGCTGCGCGCCTCGTGGAGTTGCAACGACGGGAACAGTTCGGCGCCGTGGAACTCCGGGCGGATCTCGGGTGACGCACGACGCGCCTCGTCGCGATACACCTCGAGCGCGCTCAGCGCCATCGGGCTGTCGACGAACACGGGCAGGTTCGGGATGCGGCCGGCCGCCACGAGCCGATCGAGGTGGTGAAGGATGATCTCGGTGCGATCGACCGCGAACGCCGGGATCACCACCACGCCCCCACGACGCGCCGCTTCGTTGACCGTGTCGGCGATGACGTCGGCCGGGTCGACGTGCTCGTGCACGCGGTCGCCGTAGGTCGACTCGGTGATCACCACGTCGGGTGCGTCCAGCGGCGTCGGCGCGACGAGCAGTGGGTGCGTCTGGCGTCCGAGGTCGCCGGAGAACACGACGTGCTTGCCGCGACCGTCGCCGGCCGAGGCGACGTGCAGGTCGATCCACGCCGCCCCGAGGATGTGCCCGGCGCGACGCCAGGTGGCCGACACGTCGGCGAGCACCGACACCTCCTCGTCGAAGTCGATCGGGTGGAACAGTTCGAGACTGGCACGCGCCGCCGCCTCGGTGTACAGCGGTTCGGCCGGATGATGCTTCGAATACCCCTTGCGATTGGCGTACGCGGCCTCCTCCTCGTGCAGGTGTCCGCTGTCGGGCAGCACGATCGACGCGAGTCTGCTCGTACCGATCGTGCAGTGGACCGGGCCACTGAAACCGGCCTCGACCAGCCGCGGCAGGTAGCCGCAGTGGTCGATGTGTGCGTGGGTGAGCAGCACGGCGTCGATCGACGCCGGGTCGACGGGGAAGTCGGCCCAGTTCTGGAGGCGCAACTCCTTGCGACCCTGGAACAGACCACAGTCGATCAGGATGCGCCCCGACGGGGTGTCGAGCAGCGTCTTGCTGCCCGTGACCGTGCCCGCTCCTCCGACGAAGGTCAACGCCGGCGCCGGAGAAGCGGTGGGGGTCGACGTCACCGGCGAATCGTTCCGCCCGTGCCGTGGGCGCGACCGGTGCGGCGGTCGTGCAACGTCTCCTTGGCGTCGTTGACCCGCCGGATCATCTCGTCACGCACGACGTTGAGCGCTCGCGTCAGGTCGGGCTCGGACGTCGTGACCACGAGCGTCGGCCAGCCGGCGACGTTCGCCTCGAACGTGAGGTGCTGCCCTGGAAGATCGCGATCCTTGATGTACAGGTCGAGCGCGACGTCGTCGCGGTCGAAGCCCCGGAATCGGGTCTCGAGCGCACCCCAGTGCTTCCAGACGGCTTCGGTCTCGTCTGCGCTGAGCCGTCCGTGCACTCGCAGGCAGGCGGCGATCGTGGCCTTGTCGTCGGTCATGACACTCTCCTTTCGAGCGGCTCGCCCTCGAGCTGCTCTCTCACTTCCCATCGAACACCTGGAGCGCACCGACCAACAGGGCACAACGACCCATCTCGTGCCATGTCGGCAACGAGCGGTTCTGACGATTTTCTCACACACGGCTGACAGGCTGCCGCCGTGAACGCCTCCGCCGCCCCCTCCCCCACCGTGCTCGTCGTCGACGACGACCCGGGCGTCAGAGAGACACTCCGGATGGCGCTGTCGTACGAGGGATACGACGTGCGACTGGCCGGCAACGGCGGAGAAGGTCTCGAGTACCTGGCAGAGCAGACAGCCGACGCCGTGATCGTCGACGTGATGATGCCGCACGTCGATGGGCTCTCGATGTGTCGAGCGTTGCGACGGCGCCGCAATCGCGTCCCGATTCTCGTGTTGACCGCGCGTTCCTCGATCGGTGATCGTGTCGAAGGTCTCGACGCGGGAGCAGACGATTATCTGGTGAAGCCGTTCTCGCTCGACGAATTGTTGGCCCGGGTGAGGGCGCTGATCCGCCGGTCGCATCATGCCGACGCCCCCGAACCGACGGACGTCGGCGACCTCGTCCTCGATCCCCGGACTCGATCGGCGCGACGTGGTGAGCGACGAATCGAGCTGACCAAGACCGAGTACGAGCTGCTCGCGATGCTCATGGCTCATCCGGGCGCGGTGCTCACGAGAGAGGTGATCTACGACCGGATCTGGGGATGCGACCTCTCGGCGACCTCGCGTTCGCTCGACGTGTACGTCAGCTATCTCCGCCAGAAGACCGAAGCAGACGGCGAACCCCGCATGATCCAGACCGTTCGTGGCATCGGCTTCATGATCGAGTCCGCGGAGCGCTCCACATGAGAGGCCGTCCGCTTCAGATCCGCCTCGTGATGCTGTTCGGTGCACTCGTCGCCGTCGCCACCGCCGCATCCGGTCTCCTGTCGTACGCCGCGACGAAAGACGAGGCGATCGCGGTCGTCGACGAATTTCTCGAAGACCGGTTCGGCCCGGGCGTCGGACGCCCGAACGGCCCCACGCGCCCGACACTCGAAGAACTCGATCTGCTGATCGAGCGCGGACAGGAACGAGTCGCGGAGCTCGACGACGATCGCGACGTGACCGCCCGACGGTTCGTGGGCGACGACTCGGTCGTCACGATCATCGACCCCGACGGCGAGGTCGTGCTCACCTCCGACGCCGGTGTCGAGTTGCCGGTTCCGTCGACGACCGCTGTCGACGATGCGCTGTCGACGGTCAGCATCGACGGTGTCCGCTACCGCCTGCGCAGCGAGGTACTCGAGGACGGAACGACGGTGTTGACCGCGCGGTCGTTGGCCGAGACCGACGCCACGCTCGCCGCCGTCAGGAACCGCCTCATCGTCGTGGCCATCCTGATCACGGCCGTCGCGGTGATCGCCTCGTGGCTCGTGGCGAGTCGCATCGCCCGTCCGCTGCGCAGGCTCTCGGCGACCGCCGAGCACATCACGGCCACAGGCGACCTGACGACACCCATCGACACCGATGCAACCGGCGAAGTCGGCCAGGTGGCGACGAGTTTCGCCGGAATGCTCGACGCGTTCGGACGGTCGCGAGCGCAACAGAAGCAACTGGTGATCGACGCAGGCCACGAGCTGAACACACCGTTGACAACGCTGCGCGGCAACCTCGAACTCCTGTCGAGCGGACGGCTGCACGACGACGACCGCGACCGAGCGTTCCAGCTCGCCCTCGCCGAAGTCGAGGAGTTGTCGACACTCACCGCCGAACTGGTCGAGTTGGCGAGCGACCAGCCGGTCCGAGCCGAACTCGCCCCGGTCGACCTCGTCGAGATCGCCCATGCCGCAGCGTCACGCGCGCAGGCTCGATCCGGTCGAACCATCACCGTCCGCGGGACCACCGACCCCATGCTCGGCAACGCCGCTGGGCTCGATCGGGCCATCACCAACCTGCTCGGCAACGCACTCAAGTTCTCGACCGGCGACGAGGCGATCGCGGTCGACATCGGAGCGGCATCGGTCACCGTTCGCAGCCGGAGCGTCGCGATTCCTGACGACGACCTCGAGCGCGTGTTCGAACGCTTCTACCGCGCGGCGACCGCGCGGGCCCTCCCCGGGTCGGGACTCGGCCTCGCCATCGTCGCCGCCGTCGCTGAAGCACACGGCGGTGCACCATTCGCCCGGAACACTCCAGACGGCGTCGAAGTCGGGTTCTCCTTCGACCCCCATCGAGCGGCCACGACACCGACCGACCCGGCGCCTGAACTCTGACGATCTCCACAACTGATTCTGACGGTTCCCTGACGGTCCGGGACGAGCCTGACGATCATGTTGTTTCCATCGATCGGACGCACGCCGTCCTCACCACCTCGTGCTGCTCGGTTCCGGCACCAGACCGCTGTCGCATCCGCCGGCATCGCCCTCATCGCGATCTCCGCGTGCGGTTCGCCGGCGGCAGACGCCGACGAGGCGGCATCGGACGTCGCGTCGCTCGACGAGGTCGCCAGCCTCGACGCGCCGACCGACGGCGGTGATACCGCCAGCGATGCCGGATCGACGCTCGACGCCGACGAAGCGGCACTGGCGTTCTCGGAGTGTCTCCGAGAACAAGGGCTCGACGTTCCCGACATCGGTGTCGACGGCGACGGGAACATCGACCTTCGTGACGCGTTCGAAGGCATCGAGCCCGGAGGCGGCGACTTCCGCGAGGCCACCCAGGCCTGCGGCGACCTCCTCGGAGACGCGAACTTCGGTGGAGGGCGAGCCGCTGGCGGGTTCGCCGACAACACCGCGATCCAGGACGCCCTCGTCGAGCTCACCGAATGCGTGCGCGACGCAGGATTCCCCGAGGCGACCGAGGTGACGTTCGGGCAACCAGGGCAGGCAACCGGCAACGGTGCCGGCGCTGATGCCGACGGCTCCGGCGGCCCGGCGCAGCGAGGCCAGGGCCAGGGCGGCGGCCCCGGTCAGGGCGACATCGGTCTGCGATTCGCCGGTCAGATGGGCCTCGACGCCGACGACCCCGAGGTGATCGCGGCGATGGAGACCTGTACGCCGATTCTCGACGAAGCGTTCACCGAAGCCGGTCTCGGCGGCCCTGGACAGCAGGCCGACGGATGAGCATCAAGGAGACGTCACTCGGACGCGACCTCGACGGGGACGCACGCGGTCGTTCGGTCGAGACGGACGCCGACGGTGCCTCGCCGAGCCGAACACCTGCGGCCGACCGCTCGGTCGAGTCGGTCGACCATGCGGTCGTCGGCGTTCGGTCTCGACGCAGCTGGCCGTGGCTCGTCGTCGGGGCGGGTCTCGGCGTGGCCGCGACCTTCGCCGTTCAATCCTTGACGTCGGATGGTGCCGACGACGCCGCCATCGCGACCACGGAGGTCGTCGAACTGGCGACCGCCGAGGCGACATCACGAGACCTCGTCGACTACATCGACTACGAGGGCCAGCTCACGCGTGGTGCGACCACCTCGGTGCTGGCGACTGCATCGGGCACCATCACCGAGAGCGTTCCCGTCGGCAGCGAGCTCGTTCGCGGCGCGCACGTGGTCTCGATCGACGGTTCGCCAGTCGTGACGTTCTACGGATCGCTGCCATTCCACCGAAGCCTCGACTGGGGAGACGAAGGAGCCGACGTCGAGCAGCTCGAAGCCAACCTCTGGGCGCTCGGTTTCACCGACGACGCAACCCTGTCGGTCGATGGTGTCTACGACACCAGCACCGCCGATGCCGTCGAAGCGTGGGAGACCTCGCTCGGACTCGAAGCAACCGGAGACTTCGACGCCGGTCGAGTCATCGTGGTCGACGGGCCATCACTCGTCGCCGAGATCGCAGCGCCGGGCTCGAGTTCGACCGTCGGCCAGCAGCTCCTGCTCGCGGAGACCACCGAGGCCCGGTGGGACGTGACCCTCGACGCTGGGAAACTCGACGACGATGCCGTCATCGCCGACCTGGTCGAGGTCGGCACACCTGTCGTGCACGGCACGATCCTCGCCACACTCGACGGGCAGTCCGTGGTCGCGGTCACCGACGTGTCCGACGTGACCGCCGCACTGCTCGAGGCCTTCGCCGACGACGACCTCGAACTGCTGGAACGGCTGCTCGTGTTCTTCGGGTTCGACCCCGATGGAGCCATCACGATCGACGACGACGCCGATCTCGCAACGGTCGCTGGGATCGTCCGGTGGCAGGAAGCTGCGGGGATTCCGGCGACCGGAGCCGTCGGCGCCCAGTACTACGTCGTCGTTCCTTCCGGATTCGAGGTGGTCGAGGTCATCTCCGCCGACGGAGACCCGATCGGCAACGGAGCACTCGCGGCGTCGCTCGGCAGCTCGACCATCTCGGTCACGACCGACATCGTCGTCGACGAGATCGACGACATCGACGTCGGTGACCCCGCTGACGTGGTCCTCGCCGATGACGAGGTGCTCACCGCCCGAGTCGAATCGATCGCCGATGCTGCCGACGACACCGGTGACGGCACGACGCCGACCATCGCCGTGCGTCTCACGCTCGACGCCGAGCCCGATGATGTCGTCGTCGGGCCCGTCACCGTCCGCTTCGAGAGCAGCCGCGTCACCGCAGCGACGGTGGTGCCGACTCGGGCCCTCGTGAGCCTCCGAGAAGGTGGTTTCGCCGTCGAGATCCGCAGCGACGATGGCACCACCCGCCTCGTGGGTGTCGAGCTCGGCGCCTTCGACGATGGCGTGGTCGAAGTCGTGGCCGGCGAGGTCGCTCCCGGCGACGATGTGGTGGTGCCGACATGAGCACGGCTGATCGCTCCGGTCGAGCCGCCACGACGGGCGACACGACCAGCTCCACGGTGAGCAACCTGGCGGCGCTCCGCCTCGTCGACGTCGTCAAGGAGTATCCCGGCCACCCGCCGGTTCGAGCTCTCGACTCGGTGTCGTTGCAGATCGATCGCGGCGAGCTCGTGGCGATCGTCGGACCGTCCGGCTCCGGTAAGTCGACGATGCTCCACGTGATGGGCACACTCGATCGGCCGACCTCGGGCCGCGTCGAGATCGACGGAATCGAACTGTCGAAACTCAGCGATCGCCGACTCGCTGCGGCGCGCGCTCGACTGATCGGATTCGTCTTCCAGCAGTTCTTCCTGCTCGAAGCGATGACCGCGCTCGAGAACGTGGCGAACGGTCTGCTGTACTCCGGCGAGTCGAAGTCGAAGCGGCTCCCGAAGGCAGCACGAGCGCTGTCGAGAGTCGGGCTCTCTCACCGGCTCCACCACCGGCCGAGCGAATTGTCGGGCGGCGAGCGTCAGCGCGTTGCGATCGCCCGCGCACTCGTCCACGACCCGGCGATCGTTCTCGCCGACGAGCCGACCGGCAACCTCGACTCGGTGTCGAGCGAGTCGGTCATGGAGTTGCTCTACGACCTCCACCACGAGGGCCGCACCATCGTGGTGATCACCCACGATCGGGATCTCGCCGCCGCGCTCCCCCGGCAAGTCGCCGTGAGCGACGGCCGACTCGTCACGCCCAGCCCAGCGCTCGTCGCCGGAGGTGCACGATGAGCTTCCTGTCGCGCCGGCGAAACCCGGCCACGGACCCGACCTCGCCCGACCAGGCTCGCTCGACCAGGCGAGAACTCGGACCAAGCCGTCTCGGCCCAGCCGCCGTCGTCGGCGTCGCCGCCGACGGTCTGCGCGGCCGGAAGCTGCGAACCGCCCTGTCGGCGCTCGGAATCACGATCGGCATCGCCGCGATGGTCGGCGTCCTCGGCCTCTCGGAGTCGAGTCGTGCCGACCTCCAAGCCGAGATCGCCGCGCTCGGCACGAATCTCCTCACGATCGAACCTTCCGACGGGTTCGGCGGTGGAGACGGCGTACTCCCCGAGGAGACCGTGGCCAAGGTCGGGCGCATCGGCCCGGTCGACCTCGTGGCCGACACGGTGTCGCTCGATGCGGCGCCGCGCCGCAACGACCTCGTCAGTGACAACGAGACGAAGGGCATCACCGTCATCGCCGCCGACGTCGATCTCGTCGAGACCCTCAAGGGATCGGTGTCCGACGGCGTCTGGCTCGACGAGGCCACGGGCGCCTATCAGAACGTCGTGCTGGGGTCGGTGGCCGCCGAACGCTTCGGCGTGTCCGACATCGCCAGCGGAACACAACTGCGCATCGACGACGAGTGGTTCACCGTGATCGGCATCCTCGGCGAGTTTCCGCTGTCGGAGGATCTCGACCGTTCGGTGTTCATCGGTAAGGAAGCCGCCGCCACGACCTTCGACGTCGAGCTGAATCCCAGCGCGATCTACGTCCGCACCGACCCTGATCAGATCGACGCCGTCCGCGGTGTGTTGTCATCGACCGTCGATCCCGAGAGCCCAGACGAAGTGTCGATCTCTCGCCCGACCGATGCGCTCGAAGCACAATCGGCCGCCGACAACGCGTTCACCGCGCTGTTCCTCGGGCTCGGAGCGGTCGCGCTGCTCGTCGGTGGCATCGGCATCGCCAACGTGATGGTGATCGCCGTCATCGAACGCAGGAACGAGATCGGACTCAGGCGAGCGCTCGGCGCGACGCAGGCCCACATCCGCCGCCAGTTCCTCACCGAGGCCCTGTTGCTCTCCGCGCTCGGTGGTGCTGCCGGCGTCGGACTCGGCGTCGCGGTGACCTACGTGTACGCCGACTACGAAGGCTGGACCGTCGTCATACCGAACATCGCCATCGTGGGTGGCTTCGGCGCGGCGATCGCCATCGGCGTCGTCGCCGGCCTCTATCCAGCCGCCCGGGCCGCACGACTCGCCCCGACCGAAGCGCTCCGCGCATGACCGAACCAGCGACCAACGTACCCAGCCGAAGCAACGCGACGAGATCCCACATGCCATCACCCACCACCCGCACGGCGACGATCGCTGCTGTCGTGCTCTTGACCATCGGCGCTGCCATCGGCGG contains:
- a CDS encoding 1-phosphofructokinase family hexose kinase, coding for MSAEKIVTLTFSPALDVSTSVDAVAPARKLRCDHPRHEPGGGGINVARVARRLDIEAVAVAPLGGDHGRMVVDELATEGVAVESVAVGSTIRQSFSVTDESTGLQYRFVLPPVRLSADDADRCVAATCDLGADAGCVVVSGSIDIPNVSDALRTIVEVVAPTPVLVDTSGDALHAAFECGAALIKPSARELSDLVGRSLDTEDDITSAAQEIVDRSNVGALLVSIGAGGAVLARPGAAPRRFRAPTVRVRSTIGAGDSLVAGIATGLARGDELTDAIRLGIAAGTATVMSDGTGLCDPSVVRSLLPLVVDD
- a CDS encoding TetR/AcrR family transcriptional regulator, with translation MNAAVKRGRPRSEEIDERVLAAALEIAGAVGIAKMSMDELARRADVSKATIYRRWASKEALILDALRSGMSPIDEDDTGTLRGDLDRYLEKLFGRFEQNPMNDVLPHLIEVACHDPSIQESLDDWVRFRRLPLRRIFERACERGELRSDADIEVLIDATIGPVVYRRLLTRDPIDADFAMRLIAVVAPASPAEG
- a CDS encoding MFS transporter, producing the protein MSSNHTATATTDPFDESGAPTIPAVDDIDPRVHERRWMILGVLCLSLLIIVMDNTILNVAIPSLITDLGASNSEIQWIIDSYVLVFAGLLLTAGSLSDRFGRKGALQFGIVLFGLGSAAAALSDSATQLIATRAFMGIGGALIMPATLSILMNVFRDPTERGRAIAVWAGFSGLGVAIGPMTGGFLLEHFSWHSVFWVNLPLGITALVLGAFFVPTSRDPNQGKLDPVGALLSIVGLAGVLFGIIEGPADGWTHGTVVAGFVVGGVALAAFVYWELHTANPMLDMSVFRNARFSAASGTITLVFFAMFGSLFLMTQYWQLVHGYTPLEAGVRLLPQAVTMMIVAPASARLVERLGTKRVVSSGLVLMMIGVGLLSFIAPETPYVVVISFLVVMSIGMGMTMAPATESVMGSLPREKAGVGSAINDTTRQVGGALGVAIIGSAVSSVYRNRVSDSSAQFGLDAADDALAQTSLGAGQRVAAELGARSGEFLDSVNQSFVDAMSVGLRVSVVVIGLAAVMVWKFLPAQATDASGSAGRPGAVSAPGGAPMVVGTTTRAGAAYTTSGETAP
- a CDS encoding MBL fold metallo-hydrolase RNA specificity domain-containing protein, which codes for MTSTPTASPAPALTFVGGAGTVTGSKTLLDTPSGRILIDCGLFQGRKELRLQNWADFPVDPASIDAVLLTHAHIDHCGYLPRLVEAGFSGPVHCTIGTSRLASIVLPDSGHLHEEEAAYANRKGYSKHHPAEPLYTEAAARASLELFHPIDFDEEVSVLADVSATWRRAGHILGAAWIDLHVASAGDGRGKHVVFSGDLGRQTHPLLVAPTPLDAPDVVITESTYGDRVHEHVDPADVIADTVNEAARRGGVVVIPAFAVDRTEIILHHLDRLVAAGRIPNLPVFVDSPMALSALEVYRDEARRASPEIRPEFHGAELFPSLQLHEARSVERSMEINARHGPMIIISASGMATGGRILHHLSQRMSDDRNAIMLVGFQAPGTRGDLLRRGERSVKLLGRHRAVRARVVSVELSAHADQHELVDWASTAATPPEIVYVNHGEPDASAALVGRLESEAGLIAVAARPGERVLV
- a CDS encoding response regulator transcription factor, coding for MNASAAPSPTVLVVDDDPGVRETLRMALSYEGYDVRLAGNGGEGLEYLAEQTADAVIVDVMMPHVDGLSMCRALRRRRNRVPILVLTARSSIGDRVEGLDAGADDYLVKPFSLDELLARVRALIRRSHHADAPEPTDVGDLVLDPRTRSARRGERRIELTKTEYELLAMLMAHPGAVLTREVIYDRIWGCDLSATSRSLDVYVSYLRQKTEADGEPRMIQTVRGIGFMIESAERST
- a CDS encoding ATP-binding protein, which produces MRGRPLQIRLVMLFGALVAVATAASGLLSYAATKDEAIAVVDEFLEDRFGPGVGRPNGPTRPTLEELDLLIERGQERVAELDDDRDVTARRFVGDDSVVTIIDPDGEVVLTSDAGVELPVPSTTAVDDALSTVSIDGVRYRLRSEVLEDGTTVLTARSLAETDATLAAVRNRLIVVAILITAVAVIASWLVASRIARPLRRLSATAEHITATGDLTTPIDTDATGEVGQVATSFAGMLDAFGRSRAQQKQLVIDAGHELNTPLTTLRGNLELLSSGRLHDDDRDRAFQLALAEVEELSTLTAELVELASDQPVRAELAPVDLVEIAHAAASRAQARSGRTITVRGTTDPMLGNAAGLDRAITNLLGNALKFSTGDEAIAVDIGAASVTVRSRSVAIPDDDLERVFERFYRAATARALPGSGLGLAIVAAVAEAHGGAPFARNTPDGVEVGFSFDPHRAATTPTDPAPEL
- a CDS encoding peptidoglycan-binding domain-containing protein, whose translation is MSIKETSLGRDLDGDARGRSVETDADGASPSRTPAADRSVESVDHAVVGVRSRRSWPWLVVGAGLGVAATFAVQSLTSDGADDAAIATTEVVELATAEATSRDLVDYIDYEGQLTRGATTSVLATASGTITESVPVGSELVRGAHVVSIDGSPVVTFYGSLPFHRSLDWGDEGADVEQLEANLWALGFTDDATLSVDGVYDTSTADAVEAWETSLGLEATGDFDAGRVIVVDGPSLVAEIAAPGSSSTVGQQLLLAETTEARWDVTLDAGKLDDDAVIADLVEVGTPVVHGTILATLDGQSVVAVTDVSDVTAALLEAFADDDLELLERLLVFFGFDPDGAITIDDDADLATVAGIVRWQEAAGIPATGAVGAQYYVVVPSGFEVVEVISADGDPIGNGALAASLGSSTISVTTDIVVDEIDDIDVGDPADVVLADDEVLTARVESIADAADDTGDGTTPTIAVRLTLDAEPDDVVVGPVTVRFESSRVTAATVVPTRALVSLREGGFAVEIRSDDGTTRLVGVELGAFDDGVVEVVAGEVAPGDDVVVPT
- a CDS encoding ABC transporter ATP-binding protein; the encoded protein is MSTADRSGRAATTGDTTSSTVSNLAALRLVDVVKEYPGHPPVRALDSVSLQIDRGELVAIVGPSGSGKSTMLHVMGTLDRPTSGRVEIDGIELSKLSDRRLAAARARLIGFVFQQFFLLEAMTALENVANGLLYSGESKSKRLPKAARALSRVGLSHRLHHRPSELSGGERQRVAIARALVHDPAIVLADEPTGNLDSVSSESVMELLYDLHHEGRTIVVITHDRDLAAALPRQVAVSDGRLVTPSPALVAGGAR